The proteins below come from a single Roseiflexus sp. RS-1 genomic window:
- a CDS encoding IS5-like element ISRfsp3 family transposase (programmed frameshift) — MCKYRSIIENPEKLRSMTGLTVEEFHALVPIFHAAFEAYMKRRTIDGRVRYCRRYVSYANSPLPTTEDKLLFILTYLKQNPTQVMHGHLFQMSQSNVSKWVHLLHGALNYALSQQNLLPARTADDLARRLQEEPSCEEPSCEEPSCEEPSCEEPSCEEPSCEEPSCEEPSHATKAPPFFIHDGVERPIRRPSDKVDRELYYSGKKKRHTLKNVLIIDEFGSIHFLSDTYEGRVHDKCIADEAGYTLPNASILYQDAGFQGFTLPGVQIMQPKKKPRNGTLTPQEKEENRRISSVRVRIEHVIGDIKRYRIIHDIIRFSCSEFRDMVMETCCGLHNFRIWLKRKKQSKNQNES, encoded by the exons ATGTGTAAGTATCGATCCATTATCGAAAATCCGGAGAAATTACGCTCTATGACCGGACTGACCGTTGAAGAGTTCCACGCGCTGGTTCCGATCTTCCACGCCGCATTTGAAGCGTATATGAAACGTCGCACGATTGATGGCCGCGTCCGATATTGTCGTCGCTACGTCTCGTATGCAAACTCGCCGCTTCCGACAACAGAAGATAAATTGCTCTTTATTTTGACCTACTTAAAACAAAACCCAACGCAAGTGATGCACGGACACCTCTTTCAAATGAGCCAATCAAACGTAAGCAAATGGGTGCATCTTTTGCACGGAGCGCTGAACTATGCGCTTTCACAGCAAAATCTCCTGCCTGCGCGCACTGCCGACGACCTGGCGAGGCGATTGCAGGAAGAACCGTCGTGTGAAGAACCGTCGTGTGAAGAACCGTCGTGTGAAGAACCGTCGTGTGAAGAACCGTCGTGTGAAGAACCGTCGTGTGAAGAACCGTCGTGTGAAGAACCGTCGCATGCGACAAAAGCGCCCCCCT TTTTTATCCATGACGGCGTAGAACGTCCCATTCGCCGTCCAAGCGACAAAGTCGACCGGGAGTTGTATTACAGCGGTAAGAAGAAACGACATACGCTTAAGAACGTTCTCATCATTGATGAGTTTGGCTCTATTCACTTTTTGAGTGACACCTACGAAGGAAGGGTCCACGATAAATGTATTGCGGATGAAGCGGGATACACCCTTCCAAACGCGAGCATTCTCTATCAAGACGCCGGATTTCAAGGATTTACCCTGCCTGGCGTCCAGATTATGCAGCCAAAGAAGAAGCCGCGCAATGGAACCCTCACGCCGCAGGAAAAGGAGGAAAACCGGCGTATCTCATCCGTTCGCGTTCGTATTGAACATGTTATCGGCGATATCAAGCGGTATCGAATCATTCACGACATTATCCGCTTCAGTTGTTCCGAATTTCGGGATATGGTCATGGAAACATGTTGCGGGCTGCATAACTTCCGAATTTGGCTGAAACGCAAAAAGCAGTCCAAAAATCAAAACGAATCTTGA
- a CDS encoding polymorphic toxin type 24 domain-containing protein encodes MAKELLNGRGAWHGAQLVSEQPLSEGERWRLGLGGVVQLAVALAGVRIGLRSLGRRGSGGALLPRTLASRVISEGRQIRGKFPPTASANEILYRADTRGRITHYQVYGADGLPVMRVDVTGKPHGGVAAPHVIEFQRHRAPDGTIYVRPSRKARPARADEIP; translated from the coding sequence GTGGCGAAGGAGTTGCTGAACGGGCGTGGAGCGTGGCACGGCGCACAGTTGGTGAGCGAGCAGCCGCTGTCCGAAGGTGAACGCTGGCGCCTGGGGCTCGGCGGCGTGGTACAATTGGCAGTGGCGCTGGCGGGCGTGCGCATAGGGTTGCGGTCGCTGGGGCGGCGAGGTAGCGGAGGCGCTTTGCTGCCTCGCACACTCGCCAGTCGTGTTATTAGCGAAGGGCGACAGATTCGTGGCAAGTTTCCTCCGACCGCCAGCGCCAATGAAATTCTCTATCGGGCTGACACACGCGGCAGAATTACTCACTATCAGGTATATGGCGCTGATGGATTGCCAGTTATGCGTGTGGATGTAACGGGAAAACCTCACGGCGGCGTCGCTGCTCCGCATGTTATCGAGTTTCAGCGTCATCGAGCGCCCGATGGAACGATTTATGTTCGCCCAAGTCGTAAGGCACGGCCTGCTCGTGCTGACGAGATTCCGTGA
- a CDS encoding polymorphic toxin type 37 domain-containing protein, giving the protein MLASGGAAANVPPWLAALGQVFLGLLIGVGALLALAALIYAGAALLAAVGIGAALSFAAALAVAAVILAVGFVALEFSERMQAFRARRGEPGVGEWLLIAGLSLAALTGVPQIIEALRGAQLVSEQPLSEGERWRLGLGGVVQLAVMLAGVRVVRSRLRTRPALQGTGAGTAPASPAPAQGRSGGAPAPAPKRPPLPDDPAQPPAPGWMWRGKDPPGGIKGAWYNPSTKESLHPDLQHPPPIGPHWDYKDASGTRWRVFPNGRMEPEK; this is encoded by the coding sequence ATGCTCGCCAGCGGCGGCGCGGCGGCGAACGTCCCGCCCTGGCTGGCGGCGCTCGGACAGGTATTCCTGGGACTGTTGATCGGCGTCGGGGCGCTCCTGGCGCTGGCCGCGCTCATCTACGCAGGCGCCGCGCTCCTGGCAGCAGTGGGCATCGGCGCCGCCCTCAGTTTCGCTGCTGCGTTGGCGGTCGCCGCCGTCATCCTCGCGGTCGGGTTCGTGGCGCTGGAGTTCTCTGAGCGCATGCAGGCATTCCGGGCGCGGCGCGGCGAACCGGGCGTCGGGGAATGGCTGCTGATCGCCGGACTCAGCCTGGCTGCGCTGACCGGCGTCCCCCAGATCATCGAGGCGCTGCGCGGCGCACAGTTGGTGAGCGAGCAACCGCTGTCCGAAGGTGAACGCTGGCGCCTGGGGCTCGGCGGCGTGGTACAATTGGCAGTAATGCTGGCGGGCGTGCGCGTGGTACGGTCGCGGCTACGAACGCGCCCGGCGCTGCAAGGAACCGGCGCCGGGACGGCGCCCGCGTCCCCTGCGCCCGCTCAAGGACGCAGCGGCGGAGCGCCAGCTCCGGCGCCGAAGCGCCCCCCGCTCCCTGATGATCCTGCTCAACCGCCTGCTCCCGGTTGGATGTGGCGCGGCAAGGATCCGCCAGGCGGCATTAAGGGGGCATGGTACAATCCCAGCACTAAGGAAAGTCTCCATCCCGATCTGCAGCACCCGCCGCCCATTGGACCGCATTGGGACTACAAGGATGCATCAGGAACCAGATGGCGCGTCTTCCCTAATGGGCGCATGGAGCCTGAAAAGTGA
- a CDS encoding Tad domain-containing protein — protein MRQMVHLIHDDRGGVGFNLLWVCFIIIFLIPFFWDVGSVHYARRFAGTGADGASLAAAQEYARHLQYVPAWNGIWYGQCPHECTPQQVVLRYRGLPAFGAPPGIGYGQAQQYAALNRDELTAYSSWPQFAGRTVHGVPIPWIVVYVETLRPVHTAYGPIYGRDFEAPNRAKAVAYLWRWHSWPRRCNKWCTTYDFTFEWKITLDKAR, from the coding sequence ATGCGACAGATGGTGCATCTGATACACGACGACCGGGGCGGCGTCGGTTTCAATCTGCTCTGGGTCTGCTTTATTATCATTTTTCTGATCCCATTCTTCTGGGATGTTGGAAGTGTGCATTATGCGCGTCGTTTTGCAGGAACCGGCGCTGACGGCGCTTCGCTTGCGGCTGCACAGGAGTACGCGCGCCATTTGCAGTATGTGCCAGCGTGGAATGGCATATGGTACGGTCAATGTCCACACGAGTGCACTCCACAGCAAGTGGTGCTCCGTTATCGCGGATTGCCCGCCTTTGGCGCGCCGCCCGGCATCGGGTATGGGCAGGCTCAGCAGTATGCCGCGCTCAATCGCGACGAACTGACTGCCTATAGCTCGTGGCCGCAATTTGCGGGGCGCACGGTTCATGGCGTGCCCATTCCGTGGATTGTCGTCTATGTCGAAACGCTCCGTCCAGTGCATACCGCATACGGTCCGATCTACGGACGCGACTTCGAGGCGCCGAACCGCGCCAAAGCGGTGGCATACCTCTGGCGCTGGCATAGCTGGCCACGACGATGCAACAAATGGTGCACCACCTACGATTTTACGTTCGAGTGGAAGATCACGCTTGATAAAGCGCGCTGA
- a CDS encoding TadE/TadG family type IV pilus assembly protein: MGSMLSQPSVFIRRLTRDECGVELIEFLGFVPIAMLVILIAWQFIMVAYTGIVAAAAAREGARAAVTLEDVGRAVIWASPGFDGRRQWRVSGGCPYYAGNAVTVQVQLETPHVVFPFLGALGRYPRVTAEASMRCEPPFDAP; the protein is encoded by the coding sequence ATGGGAAGTATGCTCTCACAGCCATCGGTGTTCATCAGGCGATTGACACGTGATGAGTGCGGCGTCGAGTTGATCGAATTCCTGGGATTCGTCCCGATTGCGATGCTTGTAATCCTGATCGCCTGGCAGTTCATCATGGTCGCCTATACCGGTATCGTTGCCGCTGCAGCGGCGCGTGAGGGCGCCCGCGCCGCTGTGACTCTCGAGGACGTCGGGCGTGCAGTCATCTGGGCGAGTCCAGGTTTCGACGGTCGTCGTCAGTGGCGCGTGTCGGGGGGGTGCCCCTACTATGCAGGGAATGCGGTGACGGTTCAGGTTCAACTGGAGACGCCACATGTCGTCTTTCCGTTTCTTGGGGCGCTCGGTCGCTATCCCAGGGTGACTGCTGAGGCGAGTATGCGGTGTGAACCACCGTTTGACGCGCCCTGA
- a CDS encoding TadE/TadG family type IV pilus assembly protein produces the protein MMQKQRYLIIKAASALAGNERGAAIIEYIGFFPLVLLVLVIAWQFVLVGYTGIIAAGAAREGARAAATRENVDRAVRNASPGFDGRRWWQPLAGYPCSAYSSHPVTIQVQLEVPHVLFPFVGSLGNYPKVTQRATVRCEPPPIARVDVNPERMREV, from the coding sequence ATGATGCAGAAACAGCGCTATCTTATCATCAAGGCGGCGAGCGCACTGGCTGGGAACGAGCGCGGCGCAGCAATCATTGAATACATCGGCTTCTTTCCACTGGTGTTGCTTGTTCTGGTCATTGCCTGGCAGTTTGTGCTGGTTGGCTATACCGGAATCATTGCTGCCGGTGCAGCACGTGAAGGTGCACGCGCCGCTGCGACGCGCGAGAACGTCGACCGTGCGGTGCGGAACGCCAGTCCGGGATTCGACGGTCGCCGCTGGTGGCAACCGCTGGCGGGGTATCCGTGCAGCGCTTACAGCAGCCATCCGGTGACGATTCAGGTTCAACTGGAGGTTCCTCACGTGCTGTTTCCATTCGTCGGCAGCCTCGGCAACTATCCAAAGGTGACGCAACGCGCTACGGTGCGCTGTGAGCCGCCGCCGATCGCCAGGGTCGATGTGAATCCTGAGCGGATGCGCGAGGTGTGA
- a CDS encoding VWA domain-containing protein, which translates to MYHQPRWAIMPLLCGFILLAACGGAPPPASQVDVQATIDAGVRATLAAQPTEAPSPTTPPPSPTAVPPTATTAPTSPPVAPTVAPFTPATPTATGADAPTTVPESSSPPTDTTTIFRPAEGEAAQVTTNIQLVFDASGSMAQRIGGETKIQAARRAMERIIDTLPDNPDLNVGFRVFGHEGDSSEAQKARSCQSTALLVPMQGVNKALLRQQAQAWQPTGWTPISLALQRAGEDFQAGENVRNVIIMVTDGEETCGGDPCAVAKALAESQAEVRIDVVGFGTTPDVAKTLRCIAENSGGVYTDAQNGDALVQTLEELIAATLKRSTLRFIPVSISGAPEEVSLTRLVNARGEDVMKTVQLPWMARFAREQVVELPPGEYRFTISYSEIFVDQTSKHLETTYTAIIEEARETVAVIGRGQVTFINDSPQLLRPGDVRVEKAVDGQWEESISPGQLVSLGPYFEFERPFRLTPGRYRVYDRTRGKVLIDNLIVVPGKEITVRLSGG; encoded by the coding sequence ATGTATCATCAACCTCGATGGGCGATCATGCCCCTGCTCTGCGGGTTTATCCTTCTTGCGGCGTGCGGCGGCGCTCCGCCGCCTGCAAGCCAGGTGGATGTGCAGGCGACCATTGATGCTGGCGTGCGCGCAACGCTGGCGGCGCAGCCGACGGAGGCGCCATCACCTACTACCCCTCCGCCATCGCCAACCGCTGTTCCGCCAACGGCGACAACCGCGCCCACCAGTCCACCGGTGGCGCCGACGGTCGCGCCCTTTACGCCCGCCACGCCGACCGCGACCGGTGCAGACGCGCCAACAACTGTACCTGAGTCCAGTTCCCCGCCGACTGACACGACCACCATCTTTCGCCCTGCAGAAGGCGAGGCGGCGCAGGTGACCACCAACATTCAGCTCGTCTTCGACGCGAGCGGTTCGATGGCGCAGCGGATCGGCGGCGAGACCAAAATCCAGGCTGCGCGCCGCGCCATGGAACGGATCATCGACACGCTGCCCGACAACCCCGATCTGAACGTCGGCTTCCGGGTGTTCGGGCACGAAGGCGACAGCAGCGAAGCGCAAAAAGCGCGTTCATGCCAGAGCACTGCGCTGCTGGTGCCGATGCAGGGAGTCAATAAAGCGTTGCTGCGGCAACAGGCTCAGGCATGGCAACCGACCGGATGGACGCCGATCAGTCTGGCGTTGCAGAGAGCAGGGGAGGATTTCCAGGCGGGAGAGAATGTGCGTAACGTCATCATTATGGTGACCGATGGCGAAGAGACGTGCGGCGGCGACCCGTGCGCAGTTGCGAAGGCGCTCGCCGAGTCGCAGGCGGAAGTGCGCATCGACGTGGTTGGGTTCGGGACGACGCCGGACGTGGCAAAAACCCTGCGGTGCATTGCCGAGAACAGCGGCGGCGTCTATACTGATGCGCAAAATGGTGATGCGCTGGTGCAGACTCTGGAGGAACTGATCGCCGCTACCCTCAAACGGAGCACTCTGCGCTTCATCCCTGTGAGCATAAGCGGCGCACCGGAAGAGGTATCGCTGACCCGCCTGGTCAATGCCCGGGGGGAAGACGTTATGAAAACCGTCCAGCTGCCATGGATGGCGCGATTTGCCCGCGAGCAGGTGGTGGAACTTCCACCAGGCGAGTATCGTTTCACCATCTCCTACAGTGAGATATTCGTCGATCAGACGTCGAAGCATCTTGAGACCACATACACCGCAATCATCGAAGAGGCGCGCGAAACCGTGGCGGTCATCGGGCGCGGACAGGTAACCTTTATCAACGATTCACCCCAATTGCTCCGGCCGGGCGACGTGCGGGTTGAAAAGGCAGTTGATGGGCAGTGGGAAGAGTCCATCAGTCCCGGACAACTCGTCTCTCTTGGCCCGTATTTTGAGTTTGAACGACCGTTTCGCCTCACGCCGGGACGCTACCGGGTCTATGACCGCACACGGGGGAAGGTGTTGATCGATAACCTGATTGTCGTGCCCGGCAAAGAAATCACGGTCAGGCTCAGTGGCGGGTAG
- a CDS encoding response regulator transcription factor yields the protein MTCVHGVSPLIMIVEDNPLIVEFVEIHLQREKFSVVAATGCTEAVQLLRKHVPGLIILDIVLDDGNGCDLCRLIRTGGSDGEFARIADVPILILSARADEEDRLEGFRAGADDYLTKPFSPAELTFRIKSILRRSIGLSIACIEIGALQIDPRRREVYVNHHPVELTPKEFELLHLLASHPGRVFSREELLERVWGYSYMGNTRTVDVHVNRLRHKLELAGEGSCNNMISTEWGAGYKLESPALLEAEVGGTGIHRLLNSH from the coding sequence ATGACATGCGTGCATGGCGTTTCACCACTGATTATGATCGTGGAGGATAACCCGCTGATTGTCGAATTTGTCGAGATCCACCTGCAACGCGAGAAGTTCAGTGTCGTCGCTGCTACCGGATGCACTGAAGCAGTCCAATTACTTCGCAAGCATGTTCCTGGGCTGATTATTCTCGATATTGTCCTGGACGACGGCAATGGATGTGATCTCTGTCGGTTGATCCGCACCGGCGGATCAGACGGTGAGTTCGCTCGAATCGCTGATGTGCCGATTCTGATCCTTTCTGCCCGCGCCGATGAAGAGGATCGCCTGGAAGGGTTCCGCGCCGGCGCTGATGATTACCTGACCAAGCCGTTCAGTCCAGCGGAACTGACCTTCCGGATCAAGTCAATCTTGCGCCGGAGCATTGGCTTGAGCATTGCCTGCATCGAGATCGGTGCATTACAGATTGATCCACGTCGCCGTGAGGTGTATGTCAATCATCATCCGGTCGAACTGACGCCAAAGGAGTTCGAACTCCTGCATCTGCTGGCGAGCCATCCGGGTCGGGTCTTTTCGCGTGAAGAATTGCTCGAGCGTGTGTGGGGATACTCATACATGGGCAATACGCGCACGGTCGATGTTCATGTCAATCGGCTGCGTCACAAACTTGAGCTTGCTGGCGAGGGATCGTGCAACAACATGATCAGTACCGAATGGGGCGCTGGCTACAAACTGGAATCGCCTGCTCTTCTCGAAGCAGAAGTAGGAGGAACAGGAATACACCGGTTGTTGAACTCGCACTAG
- a CDS encoding type II secretion system F family protein, whose amino-acid sequence MSVVISVMAIIAVELFFAGLRRIRTPGYEAQIAQYGSLAHTGPRSRYARWVRPYALRLASNVTALRGLTDFEKTARMLDYAGNPAGMTVHEFHGVQLYGGLAGLLIGGVWFALGLPLGAILLVILPLGGFFYPLLWLRGRVKQRQHAITVALPDLLDMLAVCVSAGMGFDIALTLLVERGEGPLYEEMGRMLHELQMGAPREQAFRNLAARNSSDALRGFIDALLQAEELGSPIATTLERQAEDIRTGRRYRAREEGAKAATKITLIVVVLVTPSVLCLIIAALGMSIMRSTRGLPLPG is encoded by the coding sequence ATGAGCGTCGTTATCAGCGTCATGGCAATTATTGCCGTGGAACTCTTCTTTGCCGGATTGCGGCGCATCCGCACCCCCGGATATGAAGCGCAGATTGCACAGTACGGTTCGCTGGCGCATACCGGGCCGCGCTCCCGCTATGCGCGCTGGGTGCGCCCGTATGCGCTGCGTCTCGCCAGCAATGTGACTGCGCTGCGCGGTCTGACCGATTTTGAGAAGACTGCGCGTATGCTGGATTACGCCGGCAATCCTGCAGGAATGACCGTGCACGAGTTTCACGGGGTGCAACTCTACGGCGGTCTGGCAGGGTTATTGATCGGCGGGGTCTGGTTTGCACTGGGGTTGCCACTGGGTGCGATCCTGCTGGTCATTTTACCTCTCGGGGGCTTCTTCTACCCGCTGCTCTGGCTGCGCGGTCGGGTCAAGCAGCGTCAGCATGCGATTACCGTGGCGTTGCCCGATCTGCTTGATATGCTGGCAGTCTGCGTATCGGCAGGCATGGGCTTCGACATCGCTCTGACGCTGTTGGTTGAGCGTGGGGAGGGCCCGTTGTATGAAGAGATGGGGCGGATGCTGCATGAATTGCAGATGGGTGCGCCGCGTGAGCAGGCATTTCGCAATCTGGCGGCGCGCAACTCATCAGACGCACTGCGCGGCTTTATCGACGCCCTGTTGCAGGCAGAGGAGTTGGGATCGCCAATTGCCACAACGCTCGAGCGTCAGGCAGAGGATATTCGGACTGGTCGCCGCTACCGCGCGCGTGAAGAAGGCGCAAAGGCTGCCACCAAGATTACGCTGATTGTGGTTGTACTGGTGACCCCCTCGGTGCTCTGCCTGATTATCGCAGCCCTGGGCATGTCGATTATGCGCAGCACAAGAGGGTTGCCGCTGCCTGGGTGA
- a CDS encoding RDD family protein, with product MSSISIAPTYSGVNLAERPSRRRRAGALLIDACIHNAAFLVSFVVVYLPLAIVYYLITGRDPEFISESVAGNLLDYAVSLFSAFTYFIAFETIYGATPGKWLLGMHVFKSDGRRCDARAAAIRALCLFFIDGLLYGLVAYLSMQPPLYQRVGDRIAKTVVVKRRESPSPPPPFWRFLVAAAIYLIITKVAVFIVVLAWTI from the coding sequence ATGAGCAGTATCTCGATCGCTCCGACCTATTCGGGAGTGAACCTGGCAGAACGACCCTCGCGGCGCAGAAGAGCGGGCGCACTTCTTATTGACGCATGTATCCATAATGCCGCGTTTCTTGTATCGTTCGTCGTCGTTTACTTGCCCCTCGCTATAGTCTACTACCTCATAACCGGTCGAGATCCCGAATTTATTAGTGAAAGCGTCGCTGGCAACCTTCTCGATTACGCGGTTTCGCTGTTTTCAGCGTTCACCTATTTCATTGCATTCGAGACAATCTACGGCGCTACGCCCGGCAAATGGCTGCTTGGCATGCACGTGTTCAAGTCAGATGGGCGTCGGTGTGATGCCAGAGCGGCCGCAATTCGGGCCCTGTGTCTCTTTTTTATTGATGGCCTGCTGTACGGCCTGGTGGCGTACCTCAGCATGCAGCCGCCGCTCTATCAACGCGTCGGCGACCGAATAGCGAAGACAGTGGTTGTCAAGCGGCGTGAGTCTCCCTCGCCCCCGCCACCCTTCTGGCGCTTCCTGGTTGCGGCAGCGATCTATCTGATCATCACAAAAGTAGCGGTCTTCATCGTTGTGCTCGCCTGGACGATCTAG
- a CDS encoding DUF3592 domain-containing protein, whose translation MPAALSQTSGVRLAARCWPAAPGTIIGAEVRVAPGSDEEPFYDAVVRYAYTVQGQEYEGAQDDLTYVSNVQDAAQAIVARYQVGASVLVYYDPQAPQRALIDRSIRPHHLVGLSLADLLFLLLVAGGLLAILTGLAILAAPGPPPPD comes from the coding sequence ATGCCTGCTGCTCTATCCCAAACAAGCGGCGTGCGCCTGGCAGCGCGCTGCTGGCCCGCCGCACCAGGCACAATCATCGGCGCTGAGGTTCGCGTCGCGCCAGGGTCTGACGAGGAACCATTCTACGACGCGGTCGTGCGATACGCTTATACCGTTCAGGGTCAGGAGTATGAAGGCGCGCAAGATGACCTGACGTATGTCAGCAATGTGCAGGATGCGGCACAGGCGATCGTGGCTCGCTACCAGGTCGGGGCTTCCGTGCTGGTGTACTACGATCCACAGGCGCCGCAACGCGCGCTCATCGACCGCAGCATTCGTCCGCATCATCTGGTCGGTCTGTCGCTCGCCGATCTGCTTTTCCTGCTGCTGGTGGCAGGAGGTCTGCTGGCGATCCTGACGGGACTGGCGATACTGGCAGCGCCGGGACCGCCGCCTCCTGACTGA
- a CDS encoding aldo/keto reductase yields MIATAPFGRTGHHSTRAIFGAAALSRVTQEEADRTLDLLLRYGVNHIDTAASYGDSELRIGPWMAEHRSRFFLATKTGERTYQRARDEIHRSLERLRVDVIDLIQLHNLVDSQEWEQALGPGGALEAAIEARDQGLVRFIGITGHGVTVAAQHRRALDRFPFDSVLLPYSYILMKNPQYAADFEALAAVCRERGVAMQTIKAITQAPWGERERRHATWYAPLEDQADIDLAVHWVLGRADVFLNTVGDIELLPRVLDAASRFQARPGDDEMEHLLEERDMTPLFV; encoded by the coding sequence ATGATAGCCACTGCCCCTTTTGGACGCACAGGTCACCACAGTACACGCGCCATCTTCGGCGCGGCGGCGCTCAGCCGCGTTACCCAGGAGGAAGCCGATCGCACACTGGACCTGTTGTTGCGGTACGGCGTCAATCACATCGACACAGCAGCGAGTTACGGCGACAGTGAGTTGCGCATCGGTCCGTGGATGGCGGAGCATCGATCACGATTCTTCCTGGCGACCAAGACTGGCGAACGCACCTATCAGCGAGCGCGTGATGAAATTCATCGTTCCCTCGAACGCTTGCGGGTGGATGTGATCGATCTGATCCAGCTCCACAATCTTGTCGATTCTCAGGAATGGGAACAGGCGCTTGGTCCTGGCGGCGCACTCGAGGCGGCAATCGAAGCGCGTGATCAGGGGTTGGTTCGCTTCATCGGCATCACCGGTCATGGTGTGACGGTTGCGGCGCAGCATCGACGTGCACTCGATCGTTTCCCATTTGACTCGGTCTTGCTGCCGTACAGTTACATTCTGATGAAGAACCCGCAGTACGCCGCCGATTTCGAGGCGCTGGCCGCCGTCTGTCGTGAGCGTGGCGTCGCTATGCAGACGATCAAGGCCATCACACAGGCGCCGTGGGGCGAGCGCGAACGGCGCCATGCCACCTGGTATGCACCGCTGGAGGATCAGGCGGATATTGACCTGGCAGTACACTGGGTGTTGGGGCGTGCGGATGTCTTCCTCAACACGGTTGGCGACATCGAGTTGTTGCCGCGTGTGCTCGATGCTGCGAGCCGATTCCAGGCGCGACCAGGCGATGATGAGATGGAACATCTACTGGAAGAGCGTGATATGACGCCGTTGTTTGTGTAG